From the Desulfuromonadales bacterium genome, one window contains:
- a CDS encoding cupin domain-containing protein — protein sequence MFQKATATGYHPVLDKIRQKTLVFGANTLLTEFRLEQGAILPLHQHPHEQTGYLVAGRLELTIGAATHLAEAGDSWCIPGGTPHHARALADCIAIEVFSPVREDYLPPG from the coding sequence ATGTTCCAAAAAGCCACCGCCACCGGCTACCACCCCGTCCTCGACAAAATCCGCCAGAAGACCCTCGTCTTCGGCGCCAACACCCTCCTCACCGAGTTCCGCCTCGAACAAGGCGCCATCCTCCCCCTTCATCAGCATCCCCACGAGCAGACCGGCTACCTGGTCGCCGGCCGCCTGGAACTGACCATCGGCGCCGCCACCCATCTTGCCGAAGCCGGCGACAGCTGGTGCATCCCCGGTGGCACCCCCCACCACGCCCGCGCCCTCGCCGACTGCATCGCCATCGAGGTCTTCTCGCCCGTGCGCGAGGACTATTTGCCGCCAGGGTAG